One region of Polypterus senegalus isolate Bchr_013 chromosome 11, ASM1683550v1, whole genome shotgun sequence genomic DNA includes:
- the zgc:77262 gene encoding RNA-binding protein lark gives MVKIFIGNVNSSTTEAELRTLFEQYGEVTDCDILKNYGFVHMEKEDDAKRAINSLHKYELNGSRITVEFATTKMRNATKIYVGKVPATATTGKIKELFQKYGKVVECDIVKNYAFVHMQRENEAMEAISELNNTELDGQKIFVSLSRSNPVKDGRGDFGPHQPPYPPPHHPPHHPPYLPPPPPGEYHPRGRLPPPPPPMPPPPPRSYYERDVYERGARYDSYSSRYYGVRDPYERRLPPPPPPPPSSSYYRDRSPLGSRRTLLPPPPPPPPPPSSSATYNRNREFGGLLPSRYSLGSGFDKDDYFERYSNGFSRGY, from the coding sequence ATGGTCAAAATATTCATTGGCAACGTGAACAGTTCCACGACAGAGGCAGAATTACGCACTCTATTTGAGCAGTATGGAGAAGTGACTGATTGCGATATTCTGAAAAATTATGGCTTTGTACACATGGAAAAGGAAGATGATGCCAAACGAGCCATTAATAGTCTGCACAAATATGAGCTAAATGGCTCTCGCATAACAGTAGAATTTGCAACCACAAAGATGCGAAATGCCACAAAGATCTATGTAGGCAAGGTCCCTGCAACTGCTACAACAGGCAAGATTAAAGAGCTTTTTCAGAAATACGGAAAGGTGGTGGAGTGTGATATTGTGAAGAATTATGCCTTTGTCCACATGCAACGTGAAAATGAAGCTATGGAGGCTATCTCTGAACTGAATAACACAGAGCTTGATGGGCAGAAGATATTTGTTTCGCTATCGAGAAGCAATCCAGTGAAGGATGGAAGAGGAGATTTTGGTCCACATCAACCTCCATACCCTCCTCCACATCACCCTCCTCACCATCCACCTTACTTGCCCCCACCACCCCCAGGAGAATATCACCCACGAGGACGTCTACCACCTCCTCCCCCTCCCATGCCCCCACCTCCACCTAGGAGTTATTATGAACGTGATGTGTATGAGAGAGGAGCTAGATACGATTCTTACTCTTCCAGGTATTATGGTGTCAGGGATCCTTATGAAAGACGTCTTCCTCCACCTCCTCCACCACCCCCATCGTCCTCTTACTACAGGGATCGCAGTCCTCTGGGAAGCAGGAGAACTCTGCTCCCTCCACCCCCGCCTCCGCCACCACCACCGTCTTCCTCTGCCACCTACAACCGCAACCGAGAGTTCGGTGGCCTACTTCCTTCTCGCTACTCCCTGGGCTCAGGGTTTGACAAGGATGATTACTTTGAGAGGTACAGCAATGGGTTCAGCAGAGGCTATTAA